The nucleotide sequence CGATCCCGCTCGCAAGACCGAGGCGCGCTACTGGGCCGGACTCTCGTGGCTCGCGTCCGGGGACGCCACACGAGCCGCCTCGATTCTCGAAGAGGTCGGTCGCCAGCCCTCGCCCTGGCGCGGCCCCGCGCTCGCTGCGCTGGGTAGCGCCTGGGAGATTTCGAAGCACCCGGAGCGGGCTCGGCAGGCGTTCATGGCCGCGCTCGAAGCTCCACGCGCCTCGACCGCCGCATTCGCGGCCGAGCGCGCGGCCGCGTACGAAAAGGACGCGGGTCGGACGCGTGCCTCCTCGAAGCTGCGGGAGCAGGTGGTGCGCGACTTTCCACGCAGTGTCGAAGCGACCTCCGCCCGCGAAGCACTTGCCGCACCGGCAGCGTCCCATCCCGCGCCCCAGGAGCGAGGACGTTTCGCGATCGAAATCGGGACCTTCAACAATCCGGCCCGAGCCCGCTCGCTGGTCGCGGCGGCGAAGGCGGCGGGATTCCGAGACGCGCGCGTGGTAACGAAAGGCGAGGGAGTCGGGGCCTTGCATCACGTGTGGCTCGGCAGCTTCCTCGACTCGAAGCGCGCCGAGAGTGCCGGTGATGCCGCGGGACAGGCCCTCGGGGTGCGCTGGGTGGTCGTCGACCTCGACTAGCGATCAGCTTGGCAGGCTGCGAAGCGATCCCTATGCTCGTGGGCCTCATGTTCCCTCGAACATCCTCCAGTAACGGCCCCGACCGCGTTTCGGGCGGTTCCGCGAGTCCCGATCCCGCGCCCGGCGACCTTTTCGCGCCTCATTCGCTCCAGTCGGATCACTCGACTGAACCGGAGTCGGCAGCGGATGTGGGTCTCTCGGACGCAGGCGATCCGCCCGCCGCATCACGGCGCGCTCGCGCCGCATCGAGTGGCGTCCGGCGCTCCAGGCCCGAAGAGTCGCCTTTCATGGCGCAGTATCACGCCGCCAAGTCCCAGCATCCGGACGCCTTTCTGTTCTTTCGAATGGGCGACTTCTACGAGCTGTTCTTCGAAGACGCGGTCGAGGCGGCGCGACTGTTGGGCCTGACCCTGACTTCACGCAACAAGCAGGATCCTAATCCGATCCCGATGTGCGGGATGCCGTGGCATCAGCGAGACGGCTACGTCGCCCGGCTGCTCAGGCTTGATCGCAAGGTCGCCATCTGCGATCAGCTCGAGGAGTCGAGTCCGGGTCGCAAGCTGGTGCCGCGTGGAGTGACGGAAGTCCTGACGCCCGGCTCGGTGGTCGGAGAGGCATTCCTCGATCCGATCGCGAACAACTTCATTGCCGCGTTGTGGCCGGGTCCGGAGGGGATCGGGCTGTGCCTCGCCGACGCCTCGACTTCCGAGGTGCGTCTGGCCGAACTCACCTGGGAGGAATCCGCCGGGGCTCTCGCTTCGCTGCGAGTGTCCGAGTGGCTGCTCCCGGACGCGGCCGCCGTCCCGTCGGCGCTCGCCGAACGATTCGCCGCCTCGACCGCGGGACTTGCGGGAGCGCGGAGCACGCTGGCGACCGGCGCCTATCTCGACGATTTCCGCGCGCTCGAACGCTGGAGAGACGCGGCTCGCGAGCTACTCGACTCCCTGTCGCTCGCGCGCGCCGCGGCCGCCGCCCTGCTGGCCTACCTCGACGTCGTGCAGGGCGGAACCGCACTGGTTCACGCGCGCGTCGAGAGCTGGCGGGCCGCCCGCACCCTTCGGTTCGATGCGGCGACGGCGCGTCATCTGGAGTTGTTCCAGCCGCAACCGGGCGGCGAAATCTCGCACACGTTGTGGCATCACCTGAACTTCGCCGTTACTCCGCTCGGCGCGCGGCGATTGCGAGGCTGGCTCGAACGCCCACTCGCCGAGAGAGCCGCCATCGAGGCGCGGCACGATGCGATCGCCGTGTGGATCTCGGAGGGCGTCACGCGAGCGGGGTTTCGTGAAGCTCTCAAGGGATTCCCGGATCTCGATCGGCTGGCGTCGCGCCTTGCGCTGGCGCGTTCGACCCCGCGCGATCTGGGTGCGCTTCGTGACGCGCTGGCGCGGCTGCCGCAGTTGTGCGCGGTGCTCGGAGAACTACGGGCTCCCGCCGTCGCCGCGATCCTGCCGGCACTGGCGGGAATTCCGTCGCTGCTCGACGATCTCAGTCGCGCGCTGGTCGACGATCCGCCGCCGCTTTCGCGGGACGGTGGAGTGATACGAGAGGGATTCGACGCGCATCGGGATCAGGTGAGTGCACTGGCGCGTTCGGGCAAGCACTGGATCGCCGAGCTGGAGGCGTCGGAACGTGCTCGGACCGGCATTGCCACGCTCAGGATCGGCTACAACCGAGTGTTCGGCTACTACCTCGAGGTCACGCGCCCGCATCTCGAGAGGGTGCCGGCGGACTACGAGCGACGCCAGACCCTGACGACCGCGGAGCGCTTCGTCACGCCCGAACTCAAGCACAAGGAGAGCGAAGTGCTCGGCGCCGAGGACAAGCTGCGCGCGCGCGAGCACGAGCTGTTCGTGGCGCTTCGCGATCGCGCAGCGGAGCACGTGGTGCGACTGCAGCGAGCGGCGGATGCACTGGCGGAGCTCGATGCGCTCAGCGGCCTCGCCGAGGCGGCAGCGCGCTTCGGCTGGACACGCCCCGCGATCGACGACTCGGACGTGCTGGAACTGATTGGTGCCCGACACCCGGTGGTCGAGCGCCTGCTGCCGCGTGGCGAATTCGTTCCGAACGACGTGCGGCTCGCGGGGGGTGAGCGTCAGATCCTGCTGCTCACCGGCCCCAACATGGGCGGCAAGAGCACCTATCTGCGCCAGACCGCCATGGCGGTGATCCTCGCGCAGGCCGGCTCCTACGTGCCGGTCGAACGCGCACGCATCGGAATCGTGGACCGCCTGTTCACGCGGGTCGGCGCGGCCGACCGACTCGGATCGGGACACAGCACCTTCATGGTCGAGATGCAGGAGACCGCAGACATCCTCCGCAACAGCACGCCGCGATCGCTGGTGTTGCTGGACGAGATCGGGCGCGGGACCGCGACCTACGACGGTCTGGCCCTCGCGTGGGCGGTGACCGAGCACCTGCACGCGGCGGACGGCCCACGGCCTCGCACGATCTTCGCGACCCACTATCACGAGCTGACTCAGCTCTCGGATTCGCTCACACGACTTCGCAACGTCAACGTGACGGTCAAGGAGTGGGGCGACGACATCGTGTTCCTTCATCGCATCGCCGAGGGCTCGGCCGACCGCAGCTACGGAATCCACGTCGCGCAGCTGGCGGGGCTGCCGGCCCGCGTGATCGCGCGCGCGAAGCAGGTGCTGCACGAGCTCGAGAGCGAGCGCACCGCGGAGCATCTGGGCGGAAGCATCACAACAGGTGGTGCGGAGGGCGGGAGGAGTGTGGATGGTGTCGTCGGGCTTCCGGCACGTGAGTTGGATCCGCGTCTCGAAGAATTGGATCGCCTCGTGCCGGATACGATGACTCCCATCGAGGCGCTTCAGAAGCTCATCGAGTGGAAGCGCCGAGGCGTTCCGCCCGCGCCGCGCTGACCGAAGGGGCCACACGGACGGGTCTCGGCGATGCGATGCGTCACCGCTCGGCGGCGGTCGGTTCCTCGATCGAAAGCAATCCGGTCGAGCGCGCGTCGCGCCGATCCGCATGCGCATCCGCAACCGGGGGTGCTGCGGGCTCATGGTTGCGAAACGCCACCAGTGCCTCCCAGTGCCGCGGACGCTCGCGCTGGATCCAGGCCTCGAACGCGGGGGCGTCACGAAACCAGGCTCGAATGTCGGCGAGCGGCAGGCGACGTTCGCACTCGCGGGGATCGTATTCACGACACAGCACGGGATGGCGGCCATAGATGCCGCAGCGCCCGGCATCATTCAAGTTCTCGCACGGTGC is from Candidatus Eisenbacteria bacterium and encodes:
- the mutS gene encoding DNA mismatch repair protein MutS, with translation MAQYHAAKSQHPDAFLFFRMGDFYELFFEDAVEAARLLGLTLTSRNKQDPNPIPMCGMPWHQRDGYVARLLRLDRKVAICDQLEESSPGRKLVPRGVTEVLTPGSVVGEAFLDPIANNFIAALWPGPEGIGLCLADASTSEVRLAELTWEESAGALASLRVSEWLLPDAAAVPSALAERFAASTAGLAGARSTLATGAYLDDFRALERWRDAARELLDSLSLARAAAAALLAYLDVVQGGTALVHARVESWRAARTLRFDAATARHLELFQPQPGGEISHTLWHHLNFAVTPLGARRLRGWLERPLAERAAIEARHDAIAVWISEGVTRAGFREALKGFPDLDRLASRLALARSTPRDLGALRDALARLPQLCAVLGELRAPAVAAILPALAGIPSLLDDLSRALVDDPPPLSRDGGVIREGFDAHRDQVSALARSGKHWIAELEASERARTGIATLRIGYNRVFGYYLEVTRPHLERVPADYERRQTLTTAERFVTPELKHKESEVLGAEDKLRAREHELFVALRDRAAEHVVRLQRAADALAELDALSGLAEAAARFGWTRPAIDDSDVLELIGARHPVVERLLPRGEFVPNDVRLAGGERQILLLTGPNMGGKSTYLRQTAMAVILAQAGSYVPVERARIGIVDRLFTRVGAADRLGSGHSTFMVEMQETADILRNSTPRSLVLLDEIGRGTATYDGLALAWAVTEHLHAADGPRPRTIFATHYHELTQLSDSLTRLRNVNVTVKEWGDDIVFLHRIAEGSADRSYGIHVAQLAGLPARVIARAKQVLHELESERTAEHLGGSITTGGAEGGRSVDGVVGLPARELDPRLEELDRLVPDTMTPIEALQKLIEWKRRGVPPAPR